The following are encoded in a window of Harmonia axyridis chromosome 7, icHarAxyr1.1, whole genome shotgun sequence genomic DNA:
- the LOC123683796 gene encoding uncharacterized protein LOC123683796 isoform X3, whose amino-acid sequence MDDANDPIKALIEKTGLSCDDLLQKLLQYKNQQSKGSDESSKAAPPIQSTDQKSENQIDTSKVNNSESNDSGDAGATANQANDSNGDLTIEEVHQKQVLEEPIKETIENTSSEDVEHEKEASGVGLKDGPCELKGNSTTSSSEPTICLEDNEKGQVKPKEANIDDSTSEDQGNVSNVPLLEKNSAFEDFSSESKNESDDVQCNISQILDASEISEKNFDSNGNPTFDCSNIPSKEKSISNESLGRLSESVSETNRVNSNNSQNENTPQISEENIDSNGDSTFDCSNIPSKEKSISNESLERLSESVSETNRVNSNNSQNENTPQISEENIDSNGDSTFDCSNITNKEKSISNESLERLSESVSETNRVNSNNSQNENTPQISEENIDSNGDSTFDCSNITNKEKSISNESLERLGESVSQTNRVNSNNSQNENNPQISEKKINSDGDSTFDCSNIPSKEKSISNESIERLGESVSQTNRVNSNNSQNENTPQISEKNIDSNGDSTFDCSNISNREKSISYESIERLSESVSQTNGVNSNNSQNENTPQISEKNIDSNGDSTFDCSNIPSKEKSISNESLERLSESQTKRSENKTIGDLKENDIEVCQIEDVEVKPLLKLRSDLFANNFKGNFHTTDEEDENEENNLEIKEFLKNVEEVTAEVKNHSPVKSSSSDVIEEPAKPNISRLRRVKMGFVKKRILHKAIKYIYDSKSRKMEKLQTGNNVSQTTEKSHCENDTKKDSEEEIRKNLKLQLDSLRNRKKSTNTKDKYPAEKLKTNYNKHIYGKKRATDRLNAVNTSDVEDSSSLNVEPERRSSDDNDHVNPGGTTESGESLFSLSKNTDFMIIDVQGGVELPEIESEGNKEKAPSEEVEIPEIESEERREREKAPSDLIKLTKTNDVTKIKGWQNKKFQLQKGDNSKDSEKAENNTKEINHCDIFVPSCSTRIINERKNEHNINGEISKNEQNNKEELSPFVSNSLEEFLTENSTLNISYNIPKLGAEDGIITKKYDSVIIPHSVEPATCDTEKKEEVEKEKSRSMKPKTLAEKRRMLENSKSKTDSDKKEFNKTSYVLYNGSKLFVPTLFSKKCLQEIKFKPKLKHKNFTNAKRTAINKKLSLLGIYHENSSSISYKPAPLRKKVILQDETSASEWDTEIRKLPTIKLNIIPEIGKSVPPHLEHYFKFSPIIKEDRLELALNAVSDKSTKTKKKQGFSLTVPYANNQKYVLVRKRKKMSQNVIYDVPAERNTVKSVLDDIISYVEHKENEDLIIKDAEVYKDQDHDNESCSLNESSPPKKSKRRKLDSELLRLSCKVLSVSVDESEENRTKCPKSFCKLGCVCKSLNCFTRLPMHCSKLECMFECKCSASQNISLDGESSMLPCDTVWRLEDQAKRDLAKVEKEFTQTIIHTNNKTILIPSSDRKKTKRVKRMPKRYSDFLEDFNIDEKVSKENDYNLKQLSNCRVLLKKLDMKGIIPLCLYHDCYDCACLSSPDKKSNPTSSFEIQEVVQSKPMKKKKPPSPSIERKRPSNDSKEQRPIDHSEGNTSDSEYMEELKIADSRKLKGRGGCARASGVHPEVLARNEIPFYKNKLRLKVAQAESTSFVDISHIKSSYSEPVKDLIDVTKPMQISAADRVKLFIAKNRRKRQASDELDILWNKAKKSKKISKESINEPIDQNKKEENLPYTPVFNGEIIVPTNENEDFVRKLGVKSAAQFMRLLPWDDLLKNYYDNTINIWCPNNSNNKLLMNKSDKGPPQGYIEITESKRKNGIMNWILSKKLPKNTPSELVHLILSPKNEYFEISGICLKNITEEEKNKKYYEEKKNPQLNISKDVHIFKHKNHANQEQTLIMSLKVHSKKDLYIVSSSQSVIHENNFVSVELPAYDSIRWRMVFLNSNFSFLSFIRMDYSIKYTDLKTILKMAQDSNKTICLQSKILSQGYCQQNFGIYAVPNFKDNLFIGPFGFNEDHNLQTLRYLRQELVPTEYFEMVQGGVIPNKKKDVWLISKDALFKKNIPSTLPQSSNERSKPITVDPEYAVLTPLPSSSAKSKPDKKSADSNLKTPNVYDLTYYHSLDENAQFITSMDLEEKAFINLPQFTILNGKKLRQQDYNCYLVTNVPNIGYMGAVKNGENLEVDWPFGNKTLRFLNVLRATQFIRRRFMNLLLPVPASFNLRVLLKEDLDNLDNLTPVDPKLLNGTHICGSFGILDSRKLTPQLAQTLGTTQEDVLERLAKRAQFLGSLEIDKVKATEKKLIDTKKKLIMQKQSYLKRYMDLLMDFPEEKRLKEYSKFRQLFNGGSSTAKVSSEKSSKDSEDIECIEIEDSDSEEDTSAETKEANGRSDVSPKKPVGMKSILKPKIIPQSTPSTSDSESSRPVENFKLVKTATGKLVLVKDTSGVSLSKTLSGMKLKIRNNKVIDDTN is encoded by the exons ATGGACGACGCAAATGATCCTATAAAGGCTTTAATTGAAAAAACGGGATTGTCATGTGACGATCTTTTACAAAAGTTGcttcaatataaaaatcaacaaagta AAGGATCCGATGAATCTAGTAAGGCAGCTCCGCCCATTCAAAGCACTGATCAGAAAAGTGAAAACCAAATCGACACTTCTAAGGTCAATAACAGTGAATCCAATGATTCTGGTGATGCAGGAGCCACTGCAAATCAAGCCAACGACTCCAATGGAGATCTTACTATCGAGGAAGTTCACCAGAAACAAGTTCTCGAAGAACCCATCAAAGAAACAATCGAAAATACCTCTTCTGAAGATGTTGAGCATGAAAAAGAGGCCTCGGGGGTTGGTTTGAAGGATGGGCCATGTGAATTGAAAGGAAATTCCACCACTTCTTCATCTGAACCTACCATTTGTCTTGAAGATAACGAAAAGGGTCAAGTTAAACCTAAAGAAGCAAATATTGATGATTCTACTTCCGAAGATCAGGGGAATGTTTCGAATGTGCCATTGTTGGAAAAAAATTCGgcttttgaagatttttcatCTGAATCAAAAAATGAAAGTGATGATGTCCAGTGTAATATTTCACAAATTCTTGATGCTTctgaaatatctgaaaaaaattttgattctaATGGAAATCCAACATTTGACTGTAGCAATATTCCAagcaaagaaaaatcaatatcaaATGAATCGTTAGGAAGATTGAGTGAAAGTGTAAGCGAAACCAACAGAGTCAACTCTaataattcacaaaatgaaaatactcctcaaatatctgaagaaaatattgattcTAATGGAGATTCAACATTTGACTGTAGCAATATTCCAagcaaagaaaaatcaatatcaaATGAATCGTTAGAAAGATTGAGTGAAAGTGTAAGCGAAACCAACAGAGTCAACTCTaataattcacaaaatgaaaatactcctcaaatatctgaagaaaatattgattcTAATGGAGATTCAACATTTGACTGTAGCAATATTACaaacaaagaaaaatcaatatcaaATGAATCGTTAGAAAGATTGAGTGAAAGTGTAAGCGAAACCAACAGAGTCAACTCTaataattcacaaaatgaaaatactcctcaaatatctgaagaaaatattgattcTAATGGAGATTCAACATTTGACTGTAGCAATATTACaaacaaagaaaaatcaatatcaaATGAATCGTTAGAAAGATTGGGTGAAAGTGTAAGCCAAACCAACAGAGTCAACTCTaataattcacaaaatgaaaataatcctcaaatatctgaaaaaaaaattaattctgatGGAGATTCAACATTTGACTGTAGCAATATTCCAagcaaagaaaaatcaatatcaaATGAATCAATAGAAAGATTGGGTGAAAGTGTAAGCCAAACCAACAGAGTCAATTCTaataattcacaaaatgaaaatactccgcaaatatctgaaaaaaatattgattccaATGGAGATTCAACCTTTGACTGTAGCAATATTTCAAACAGAGAAAAATCAATATCTTATGAATCAATAGAAAGATTGAGTGAAAGTGTAAGCCAAACCAACGGAGTCAACTCTaataattcacaaaatgaaaatactccgcaaatatctgaaaaaaatattgattctaATGGAGATTCAACATTTGACTGTAGCAATATTCCAagcaaagaaaaatcaatatcaaATGAATCGTTAGAAAGATTGAGTGAAAGCCAAACCAAAAGATCAGAAAATAAAACTATTGGAGATCTCaaagaaaatgatatcgaaGTATGTCAAATAGAAGATGTAGAAGTTAAACCACTGTTGAAATTGAGAAGTGACTTATTTGCTAATAATTTCAAGGGTAACTTTCATACAACTGATGAGGAAGATGAAAATGAGGAGAACAATCTGGAAATAAAGGAATTCCTGAAAAATGTTGAAGAAGTCACAGCAGAGGTGAAGAACCATTCACCTGTGAAAAGTTCATCCTCTGATGTGATTGAAGAACCTgccaaacctaatatttcacGATTGAGAAGGGTAAAAATGGGTTTTGTCAAAAAACGAATTTTACATAAAGCAATAAAATACATCTACGATTCTAAATctagaaaaatggaaaaattacaaaCAGGTAACAATGTTTCTCAAACAACTGAGAAATCCCATTGTGAAAATGATACCAAGAAAGATTCAGAGGAGGAAATACGTAAAAACTTGAAGCTCCAACTAGACTCGCTCaggaacagaaaaaagtcaacTAATACAAAAGACAAATATCCCGCAGAAAAGTTGAAAACGAATTATAACAAgcatatttatggaaaaaagaGAGCTACAGATCGATTGAATGCTGTCAACACCTCTGACGTTGAAGATTCTTCTTCATTAAATGTCGAGCCAGAAAGGAGATCTTCTGACGATAATGATCATGTAAACCCTGGAGGAACTACTGAAAGTGGAGAATCTTTGTTTTCACTTTCCAAGAATACAGATTTCATGATAATCGATGTTCAAGGGGGTGTTGAACTTCCGGAAATCGAAAGtgaaggaaataaagaaaaagcACCTTCAGAGGAGGTTGAAATTCCAGAAATTGAAAGTGAAGAAAgaagagaaagagaaaaagcACCTTCCGATCTCATCAAATTAACCAAAACTAACGATGTAACTAAAATCAAGGGGTGGCAAAACAAGAAATTCCAGCTCCAAAAAGGAGATAATTCGAAAGATTCTGAAAAAGCAGAAAATAATACCAAAGAAATTAATcattgtgatatttttgtacCTAGTTGTAGTACCAGGAtaataaatgaaagaaaaaatgaacaTAATATCAATGGAGAAATATCTAAAAATGAACAGAATAACAAAGAAGAATTATCTCCGTTTGTTAGTAACTCTTTAGAAGAATTTCTCACGGAAAATTCCACATTAAATATAAGTTATAACATTCCTAAACTAGGTGCAGAAGATGGTATTATTACAAAGAAATACGATTCAGTAATAATTCCACATTCTGTCGAACCTGCAACTTGTGATACCGAAAAAAAAGAGGAAgtcgaaaaagaaaaatctaGAAGCATGAAGCCGAAAACTTTAGCCGAAAAAAGAAGAATGTTGGAAAATAGTAAGTCAAAAACTGATAGTGataaaaaagaattcaataaaacAAGTTACGTTTTATATAACGGTAGTAAATTGTTTGTACCTACACTGTTTTCGAAAAAGTGTTTacaggaaataaaattcaaaccaAAACTAAAGcataaaaattttacaaatgCTAAAAGAACCGCTATAAATAAGAAATTGTCCTTACTTGGTATATATCACGAAAATAGTAGTTCCATATCGTATAAGCCAGCTCCATTGCGAAAAAAAGTTATACTCCAAGATGAAACTTCTGCATCTGAATGGGATACAGAGATACGAAAACTCCCAACCATAAAATTGAACATTATTCCGGAGATTGGAAAATCTGTTCCTCCGCATTTAGAACACTATTTCAAATTCAGTCCGATAATAAAAGAAGACCGTTTGGAGCTAGCCTTGAATGCTGTTTCGGATAAATCCACCAAAACGAAGAAAAAGCAAGGTTTCAGTTTAACCGTTCCTTATGCCAATAATCAAAAATATGTATTGGTgagaaaaaggaagaaaatgTCTCAAAATGTAATATACGACGTTCCTGCTGAAAGGAATACTGTAAAAAGTGTTTTAGACGATATAATTTCATACGTTGAACACAAGGAAAACGAGGATTTGATTATAAAAGATGCTGAAGTATACAAAGATCAAGATCATGATAATGAAAGTTGTTCTTTGAATGAGAGTAGCCCTCCGAAAAAATCTAAACGTCGAAAATTAGATTCTGAACTGTTGAGGCTCAGTTGTAAAGTTTTAAGTGTATCCGTTGATGAGTCTGAGGAAAATCGAACTAAGTGTCCGAAATCTTTTTGCAAATTAGGTTGTGTATGTAAAAGCTTGAACTGTTTTACACGTCTACCGATGCATTGTTCAAAATTAGAATGCATGTTCGAGTGTAAATGTTCTGCGAGTCAAAACATTTCGCTCGATGGAGAATCCAGCATGTTGCCATGTGATACAGTTTGGAGATTGGAAGATCAAGCTAAAAGAGACTTGGCCAAAGTCGAGAAAGAATTCACCCAAACTATAATCCACACGAACAATAAAACCATTTTGATTCCTTCCAGTGATCGGAAGAAAACGAAAAGGGTGAAAAGAATGCCTAAACGATATTCTGACTTTCTGGAAGATTTCAATATCGATGAAAAAGTTTCTAAAGAGAATGACTATAATTTGAAGCAACTCTCAAATTGTCGCGTTCTACTAAAAAAACTGGATATGAAAGGTATTATACCACTTTGCTTGTATCATGATTGTTACGATTGTGCTTGTCTGAGTAGTCCGGACAAAAAATCAAATCCAACTTCAAGCTTTGAGATTCAAGAAGTAGTTCAAAGTAAACCAATGAAAAAGAAGAAACCTCCATCTCCATCTATCGAGAGAAAGAGACCTTCGAATGATTCAAAAGAACAAAGGCCAATCGATCATTCCGAAGGTAACACTTCAGATTCAGAATACATGGAAGAGCTGAAAATAGCTGATAGCAGAAAGCTAAAAGGGAGAGGGGGATGTGCTAGAGCTTCGGGAGTCCACCCTGAAGTGTTAGCAAGGAACGAAATTCCATTTTATAAAAACAAACTCAGATTGAAAGTTGCTCAGGCTGAAAGTACCTCTTTTGTCGATATTTCTCATATCAAAAGTAGTTATAGTGAACCAGTGAAAGATTTAATAGATGTTACCAAACCTATGCAAATTTCAGCAGCCGACAGGGTCAAATTATTCATTGCAAAAAACAGAAGGAAAAGACAGGCATCAGATGAACTagatattttatggaataaggctaagaaatcgaaaaaaatatctaaagaATCTATTAACGAGCCAATTGATCAAAACAAAAAGGAGGAGAACCTACCGTACACTCCTGTTTTCAATGGAGAAATAATTGTTCCGACAAACGAGAATGAAGATTTTGTCAGAAAACTCGGAGTTAAAAGTGCAGCACAATTTATGAGATTGTTACCGTGGGATGACTTATTGAAGAATTATTATGATAATACGATAAATATATGGTGCCCAAATAATAGTAATAACAAATTGTTGATGAATAAGAGTGATAAAGGGCCCCCTCAAGGCTACATCGAAATAACcgaatcaaaaagaaaaaacggtaTTATGAATTGGATATTATCGAAGAAACTCCCTAAAAATACACCTTCGGAGTTGGTTCATTTGATTCTCTCTccgaaaaatgaatatttcgaaatatcCGGGATATGTTTGAAGAATATTACGGAGgaagagaaaaataaaaaatattacgaagaaaagaaaaatcctCAACTTAATATTTCAAAGGATGTACACATTTTCAAACACAAAAACCACGCAAATCAGGAGCAAACATTAATAATGAGTCTGAAGGTTCACAGTAAAAAAGATTTATACATCGTTTCATCCTCTCAGTCTGTTATCCATGAAAATAATTTCGTAAGTGTTGAATTACCAGCGTATGACTCGATTAGATGGAGAATGGTTTTTCTAAATTCGAATTTCAGTTTCCTATCTTTTATCagaatggattattcgattaaatATACGGATTTGAAAACCATTTTAAAGATGGCTCAAGATTCGAATAAAACGATTTGTTTGCAAAGCAAAATATTGAGCCAAGGATattgtcaacaaaattttgGTATTTATGCAGTACCAAACTTTAAAGACAATTTGTTCATTGGTCCTTTCGGCTTCAACGAGGATCATAATTTACAAACTTTGAGGTATCTCCGTCAAGAATTGGTACCTACGGAGTATTTTGAAATGGTACAAGGAGGTGTCATACCTAACAAAAAGAAGGATGTATGGTTAATCTCCAAAGATGCtctgtttaaaaaaaatatcccTAGTACTTTGCCTCAGTCGTCAAATGAAAGATCAAAACCAATTACTGTAGATCCGGAATATGCTGTGCTCACACCTTTACCAAGCTCTTCCGCAAAATCAAAACCAGATAAAAAAAGTGcggattcaaatttgaaaacccCTAATGTTTACGACCTAACATATTATCACTCATTGGATGAGAATGCGCAATTTATCACTTCGATGGATTTGGAGGAGAAAGCATTTATCAACTTGCCGCAGTTCACCATCTTGAATGGCAAGAAATTGAGGCAACAGGATTACAATTGTTATTTGGTGACAAATGTTCCTAACATCGGTTATATGGGAGCTGTAAAAAATGGAGAGAATCTAGAAGTAGACTGGCCCTTTGGTAACAAAACACTCCGATTTCTCAATGTTCTTCGTGCCACACAGTTTATCAGAAG GCGCTTCATGAATCTGTTATTACCAGTACCAgcttcatttaatttaagagttcTGCTCAAGGAAGATTTGGATAACCTTGATAATTTAACACCAGTGGATCCTAAGTTACTGAATGGAACTCAT ATATGTGGATCGTTTGGAATATTGGATTCTAGAAAACTGACTCCTCAATTAGCCCAAACTTTGGGCACCACACAGGAAGATGTTTTGGAGCGACTGGCTAAACGAGCTCAATTTTTG ggTAGTTTGGAAATTGATAAAGTAAAGGctacagaaaaaaaacttatagatactaagaaaaaactgataatGCAGAAGCAAAGCTATCTGAAAAGATATATGGATCTTCTCATGGACTTTCCTGAAGAAAAAAGGTTAAAAGAATATTCCAAGTTTAGACAACTATTTAATGGTGGTTCTTCAACCGCCAAAGTTTCATCTGAAAAGAGTAGTAAAGATTCTGAAGATATTGAATGTATAGAAATTGAAGATTCTGATTCCGAGGAGGATACTTCTGCAGAAACAAAAGAG